The Candidatus Planktophila sp. sequence ACCTCCGTGGCCCACATTGGACTAGATCCCTTCGACCCAGGATTCGACAGAGCCATGACAATAGGAAAATATGCGAAACGAAATGTGAAAATTAAAACCGCTCTGCTTAGCCAAGGAATTATGAGTGGGGTTGGCAATATCTACGCCGATGAGGCGCTCTGGCGCGCAAAGCTCCATCCCGAAACGCTCACTAGCCAGATGTCGCTAAAGAAAATCGAGATAGTAATAAATAGCGCAATCGAAGTAATGAGCGAGGCGATCTTACAAGGAGGCACATCTTTTGATGATCTTTACATCAACGTCAATGGCGAGAGCGGCTTCTTTGAGCAATCTCTAGCCGCTTATGGACAGAGTGGTCGGCCATGTCCTCGCTGCGGTACGCCGATCATGCGAATTATTGTGGGGCAACGTTCTTCGCATTTTTGCCCACGTTGTCAACGCAAGAGGGGCTAAGCGTTAGAGCTTCACCGCCGACTTATCGCGCACCCTTTCGAGTCCGTCTAATAATAAATCGAGAACAAATTCAAACTCTATTTGGTGATCGTGGGTGGCTTCGCGAATAATTTCACTTGCGTATGGAAACTTGTCTACCATCTGTTGCATATATATGGCGGCTATTTCGGGGCCGAAAGATTGTAAGCCATCTTTGAGACCGATTTCTTGAAGGCTAGAGCCATACACGTGATTATCTACTGCATGCAACGCATGGTGCGTAAGTTGAGGCGAAAATCCCGCTCTTCGAAACACGCCCATCATTGTTTCTGCATACACTATTGATTCACTTCCAATATTTGGGCGAGACATACTAAGGCCGCATGCCCATGGATGTTTCCAGAGAACTTTGTGGGCCGAGAGTGAACTGCGACGCACAGATTCTTTCCATTCAACGTTTTTCTTGGGCTTTTCAAAGAGGCTAACAATGA is a genomic window containing:
- a CDS encoding zinc finger domain-containing protein, translating into TSVAHIGLDPFDPGFDRAMTIGKYAKRNVKIKTALLSQGIMSGVGNIYADEALWRAKLHPETLTSQMSLKKIEIVINSAIEVMSEAILQGGTSFDDLYINVNGESGFFEQSLAAYGQSGRPCPRCGTPIMRIIVGQRSSHFCPRCQRKRG
- a CDS encoding TetR/AcrR family transcriptional regulator, which gives rise to MPKRLSNSKAAPKLKIRENLSRKRIVKAAVAIADRDGIDSLSMRKLGLELDVKAMSLYNYIANKEELLDAMCDFIVSLFEKPKKNVEWKESVRRSSLSAHKVLWKHPWACGLSMSRPNIGSESIVYAETMMGVFRRAGFSPQLTHHALHAVDNHVYGSSLQEIGLKDGLQSFGPEIAAIYMQQMVDKFPYASEIIREATHDHQIEFEFVLDLLLDGLERVRDKSAVKL